The Lactuca sativa cultivar Salinas chromosome 2, Lsat_Salinas_v11, whole genome shotgun sequence genome includes a window with the following:
- the LOC111913373 gene encoding protein WUSCHEL produces the protein MAVGCGYGSVAMEKSFRECSISPPGESRATGSIGRNFGSRSRVGVESFSFFENIKPKRYEILENHHQEEEHQEEGDSSTQIETLPLFPIHGGTHHDFFSMKAADLSSEHTTGGYYTRGNWYRKDGRASLELSLNSYGYYN, from the exons ATGGCTGTTGGGTGTGGCTATGGATCTGTCGCCATGGAGAAGAGTTTCAGg GAGTGTTCAATATCACCGCCGGGAGAGAGTAGGGCCACTGGATCAATTGGCCGGAATTTCGGATCAAGATCACGGGTTGGTGTcgaatcattttctttctttgaaAATATCAAGCCAAAAAGATACGAGATCTTAGAGAATCATCATCAAGAGGAAGAACATCAAGAAGAAGGAGATAGTTCAACACAGATTGAAACGCTTCCTTTATTTCCAATTCATGGAGGCACCCACCATGATTTCTTCAGCATGAAGGCGGCAGATTTGTCATCGGAGCATACCACGGGAGGTTACTACACCAGAGGAAACTGGTACCGCAAGGACGGCCGTGCTTCCCTTGAGCTCAGTCTCAACTCGTATGGATATTATAACTAA